In one Caldalkalibacillus thermarum genomic region, the following are encoded:
- a CDS encoding RNA-guided endonuclease InsQ/TnpB family protein, with translation MANKAYKFRVYPTQEQAQLLAKTFGCVRFVYNKMLEERIQIYEKFKDDKEAVKKHKFPTPAKYKRDFPWLKEVDSLALANAQLNLQKAFTNFFSGRAGFPKFKSRKAKQSYTTNMVNGNIKLADGYIKLPKLKWVKLRQHRQIPVHHIIKACTITKTKTGKYFISILTEYEHQPVPKEIENVVGLDFSMNTLYVDSEGKRANYPRFYRQALEKLAQAQRVLSRRRKGSNRWHKQRLKVAQLHEKIANQRQDFLHKTSRQLANRYDAVVIEDLNMKGMSQALHFGQSVHDNGWGLFTTFLQYKLAEQGKKLIKIDKWFPSSKTCSHCGRMKASLSLTERQFRCECGFVADRDTNAAINIKKEGLKQLGTA, from the coding sequence ATGGCCAACAAAGCCTACAAATTCCGTGTGTACCCAACACAAGAACAAGCACAACTGCTCGCCAAAACGTTCGGTTGCGTCCGCTTCGTCTATAACAAAATGCTTGAGGAACGCATACAAATTTATGAAAAGTTCAAAGACGACAAAGAAGCTGTGAAAAAGCACAAATTTCCCACTCCGGCCAAGTACAAACGGGATTTTCCATGGCTTAAAGAAGTCGATAGCCTTGCCTTAGCCAACGCTCAATTAAACTTGCAAAAAGCCTTCACCAACTTCTTCTCTGGCCGGGCGGGATTTCCCAAGTTCAAAAGCCGCAAGGCCAAACAGTCGTACACCACAAATATGGTGAATGGCAACATTAAGCTTGCCGATGGCTACATCAAGTTACCCAAGCTGAAATGGGTCAAATTGAGGCAACATCGGCAGATTCCTGTTCACCACATTATCAAGGCTTGTACGATCACGAAAACGAAAACAGGAAAATACTTCATCTCCATTCTGACTGAGTATGAACACCAACCGGTGCCAAAAGAAATAGAAAACGTTGTTGGGCTCGATTTTTCCATGAATACGCTGTATGTCGATAGCGAGGGTAAGAGAGCCAATTATCCTCGATTCTATCGGCAAGCCTTAGAAAAACTGGCTCAAGCCCAACGGGTGCTGTCACGCCGCCGGAAAGGTTCCAACCGTTGGCACAAACAGCGGCTGAAAGTCGCCCAGTTGCACGAAAAGATTGCCAACCAACGTCAGGACTTTTTGCACAAGACTTCACGACAATTGGCCAACCGGTATGATGCGGTCGTGATCGAAGACCTCAACATGAAGGGGATGTCTCAAGCCCTCCATTTCGGTCAAAGCGTTCATGACAACGGCTGGGGCCTGTTCACTACTTTCCTTCAATACAAGTTAGCAGAACAGGGGAAGAAACTGATCAAAATCGACAAATGGTTCCCCTCATCCAAAACGTGTTCACATTGTGGACGGATGAAGGCATCTCTGTCTCTCACAGAACGCCAGTTCCGTTGTGAATGCGGTTTTGTGGCAGACAGAGACACCAACGCCGCCATCAATATCAAAAAGGAAGGTCTGAAACAGTTAGGGACTGCCTAA
- a CDS encoding YheC/YheD family protein: MSVDGTFGPLSKPIVGVFVFPKQIQKLIQQKPHYRYVELSQANLTAKTTLYFFCQGDVDDELNKIKGTYFDTKEGLWKQSYFPFPDVLYRRTDSLNRPKYVKLRQKIDEHGIKPLNYLEGFNKWDVYQHLFQDSAVNFYVPKAILFKDQDDLKQMLDRYHNIYVKPRRGGRGRGVMRITKLGQGNFETRSFSRQTVIHRGKTLAELAEKIREAYKGRKVIVQQGIDLIEYKNSIADLRAEVQRNGKGKLEIIGILEYAKFITSTK, encoded by the coding sequence ATGAGTGTAGATGGAACGTTCGGGCCTTTAAGCAAACCAATTGTTGGTGTTTTTGTTTTTCCCAAACAAATCCAAAAGCTAATCCAACAAAAACCCCATTACAGGTATGTTGAACTGTCACAAGCCAATTTGACAGCAAAGACCACTTTATATTTCTTTTGCCAGGGGGATGTGGATGATGAACTTAACAAAATTAAAGGAACCTATTTCGACACAAAAGAAGGACTCTGGAAACAGAGCTATTTTCCATTTCCGGATGTTTTATACAGGAGAACAGACAGCCTGAATAGGCCCAAGTATGTTAAACTGCGTCAAAAGATAGATGAGCATGGGATTAAACCACTCAATTACCTCGAAGGTTTTAATAAGTGGGATGTATATCAACATCTGTTTCAGGACTCCGCGGTCAATTTCTATGTACCAAAAGCCATCCTATTTAAAGATCAGGATGATCTGAAACAAATGTTGGATCGTTATCATAACATTTATGTTAAACCGCGCCGGGGAGGTCGGGGCAGAGGTGTGATGCGCATAACCAAGCTGGGACAGGGCAACTTTGAAACCCGGTCTTTTTCAAGGCAGACAGTGATCCACCGGGGCAAAACCCTAGCAGAGCTGGCTGAAAAAATCCGTGAGGCCTATAAAGGGCGCAAGGTTATTGTGCAACAAGGGATTGACTTGATCGAATACAAAAACAGTATAGCTGATCTCAGAGCGGAGGTACAAAGAAACGGCAAGGGTAAGCTTGAGATCATAGGGATTTTGGAATATGCCAAATTCATTACAAGTACAAAATAG
- a CDS encoding YuzF family protein produces the protein MAYPYDYMSHYYPRISPMLPSEDPYFYQVLQSLVGHHVVVQTSQRSVRGIITDVKPDHVTVNVHHTLFFIRTPQIVWVMPQAAFRQDDHQFQPAMTAET, from the coding sequence ATGGCATATCCATATGATTACATGAGTCATTACTATCCTAGAATCTCTCCAATGCTGCCGTCTGAGGACCCCTATTTTTATCAAGTTTTGCAATCCTTGGTCGGGCATCACGTGGTTGTGCAAACATCACAGCGTTCCGTCAGGGGCATCATCACCGATGTAAAGCCTGATCATGTTACCGTTAATGTCCACCATACATTGTTCTTTATTCGCACACCGCAGATTGTTTGGGTGATGCCCCAGGCGGCTTTTCGGCAAGATGACCATCAATTCCAACCTGCAATGACAGCAGAAACCTAA